A section of the Saliniramus fredricksonii genome encodes:
- a CDS encoding 3' terminal RNA ribose 2'-O-methyltransferase Hen1: MQIEVTLRAPPGSDYSARDLGHLLHKHPDRVHVRDVGTGALTVFFAKRSDEETRAVMHLAVDPVALVRGKAGQGSGARGASGEGLLAQYVNDRPYAANSLLSVALGRGIGQALSGRSRERPELAQRALPFEIRVVPLALHGDADLITRVFAPLGYAVEALALIETGVRAVFDLQLGITARLCDILGQLAVLVPVLDDAKHYWVDDTEIDKLMARAGPWLAAHPERDLIMRRALKHRRDLVDTARARLDAEAALPARPAPGETEAAGLRPERRRLHDARLDMVAGIIAQSGAMSVLDLGCGEGRLIRRLLAAPAIKRILGVDPALRLLETAHARLDLDHAGEALRRRVQLQPGSLTYADRRWRGFDAAALVEVIEHIEPARLPALEAALFGDARPGIVVVTTPNRAHNAAFAGLGPGELRHHDHRFEWDAAEFGAWASRVAGAHGYGFEIRPIGEADPVHGAPSQCALFTREAGA; the protein is encoded by the coding sequence ATGCAGATCGAAGTCACATTGCGGGCGCCTCCGGGGAGCGATTACAGCGCGCGCGATCTCGGACATTTGCTGCACAAGCATCCCGATCGCGTGCATGTGCGTGATGTCGGCACGGGTGCGCTGACGGTCTTTTTCGCCAAGAGGAGCGACGAGGAAACGCGTGCCGTCATGCATCTCGCCGTTGATCCCGTGGCGCTGGTGCGCGGAAAGGCGGGGCAGGGTTCCGGGGCGCGGGGCGCCAGCGGCGAAGGGCTTCTGGCGCAATACGTCAACGACCGGCCCTATGCCGCGAATTCGCTGCTGAGCGTGGCGCTCGGGCGGGGCATCGGCCAGGCGCTTTCCGGGCGTTCGCGGGAGCGGCCCGAACTCGCCCAGCGTGCGCTGCCGTTCGAAATCCGGGTCGTGCCGCTTGCGCTGCACGGCGATGCCGATCTGATCACACGGGTCTTCGCACCGCTCGGTTATGCGGTGGAGGCGCTTGCGCTGATCGAGACCGGCGTGCGGGCGGTGTTCGATCTGCAGCTCGGCATCACGGCGCGGCTTTGCGATATTCTCGGGCAACTCGCCGTGCTTGTCCCGGTCCTTGATGACGCCAAGCATTACTGGGTGGACGATACCGAGATCGACAAGCTGATGGCGCGCGCCGGCCCCTGGCTGGCCGCGCATCCGGAGCGCGATCTGATCATGCGCCGCGCGCTCAAGCATCGCCGTGATCTGGTGGATACGGCACGGGCACGGCTCGATGCCGAGGCGGCTTTGCCGGCAAGGCCTGCGCCGGGTGAAACCGAGGCGGCAGGGCTGCGCCCGGAACGCCGGCGCCTTCATGATGCGCGGCTCGACATGGTTGCCGGCATCATCGCGCAGTCCGGGGCGATGAGCGTGCTCGATCTCGGCTGTGGCGAGGGGCGCCTGATCCGGCGCCTTCTGGCCGCGCCGGCAATCAAGCGGATTCTCGGGGTCGATCCCGCTCTGCGCCTGCTGGAGACCGCGCATGCGCGGCTCGATCTGGACCATGCGGGCGAGGCCTTGCGTCGGCGGGTGCAGTTGCAGCCGGGCAGCCTCACCTATGCTGACCGGCGCTGGCGCGGTTTCGATGCCGCCGCCCTGGTGGAGGTGATCGAGCATATCGAACCCGCGCGGCTGCCTGCGCTCGAAGCGGCCCTGTTCGGTGATGCGCGCCCCGGTATCGTCGTGGTGACGACGCCGAACCGCGCTCATAACGCGGCATTTGCCGGTCTCGGCCCCGGCGAACTGCGCCATCACGACCACCGCTTCGAATGGGACGCGGCGGAATTCGGCGCCTGGGCCAGTCGGGTCGCGGGTGCTCATGGTTACGGTTTCGAGATCCGGCCCATCGGAGAGGCCGATCCGGTTCATGGCGCACCCTCGCAATGCGCGCTCTTCACCCGGGAGGCGGGCGCATGA
- a CDS encoding zinc-binding dehydrogenase has product MAQEQSTIRVSTFDGPGAKAQIREVPWPKVGRKGALIKVAACGVCGTDLHILKGHWPKPLPWPFTLGHEISGVVVEIGPDLKTDWMGQPIGEGSKIMIPPFMPCGDCYYCKHYPEHSNRCQTPVYYGRYLGFDKAPHLWGGWAEYVYVDLEMLPGTKIYKLPDAMSLRLGALSEPITSTIRGFARAQRMGGFKWGDTVVIQGSGPIGILAIAAAQEMGAGKVICVGAPEQPRLELARRFGAVATVDITQMTDQQERIAHVRELCGGYGADLVMDCTGHPSAGPEGIEFLRDSGFFIEMGQFTDAGSIMTNWHRFVAKDITIMGSWAFTENDLALGVKMLHHAADRYPWLDMQTLYPFDDAGLDRAVSDAMAMRTVKSTIIPFPEMVESEA; this is encoded by the coding sequence ATGGCGCAAGAACAATCGACAATCCGCGTTTCCACCTTCGATGGTCCCGGCGCGAAGGCGCAGATCCGGGAGGTGCCCTGGCCGAAGGTCGGCCGCAAGGGGGCGCTGATCAAGGTCGCCGCCTGCGGTGTCTGCGGCACGGACCTGCATATTCTCAAGGGCCATTGGCCCAAGCCCCTGCCATGGCCGTTCACGCTCGGGCACGAGATTTCCGGCGTTGTGGTCGAGATCGGGCCCGATCTGAAGACGGACTGGATGGGCCAGCCGATCGGCGAGGGTTCGAAGATCATGATCCCGCCCTTCATGCCGTGCGGGGACTGCTATTACTGCAAGCACTATCCCGAACATTCCAATCGCTGCCAGACGCCGGTCTATTACGGGCGCTATCTCGGATTCGACAAGGCGCCGCATCTGTGGGGCGGCTGGGCGGAATATGTCTATGTGGATCTCGAGATGCTGCCGGGCACCAAGATCTACAAGCTGCCCGACGCCATGTCGCTGCGGCTTGGAGCCCTGTCGGAGCCGATCACCTCGACCATACGCGGCTTCGCGCGGGCCCAGCGCATGGGCGGCTTCAAATGGGGCGATACGGTCGTGATCCAGGGCTCGGGGCCGATCGGAATTCTGGCCATTGCCGCAGCGCAGGAGATGGGGGCCGGCAAGGTGATCTGCGTCGGCGCGCCGGAACAGCCCCGTCTCGAACTCGCCCGCCGCTTCGGAGCGGTTGCCACGGTGGATATCACCCAGATGACCGACCAGCAGGAGCGCATCGCGCATGTGCGCGAACTTTGTGGCGGCTATGGCGCGGATCTGGTGATGGATTGCACGGGGCATCCAAGTGCGGGGCCGGAAGGCATCGAATTCCTGCGCGATTCCGGCTTCTTCATCGAGATGGGGCAGTTCACCGATGCCGGCTCGATCATGACGAACTGGCACCGCTTCGTGGCGAAGGATATCACCATCATGGGCTCATGGGCCTTTACCGAGAACGATCTCGCGCTCGGCGTGAAGATGCTCCACCACGCCGCCGACCGCTATCCCTGGCTCGACATGCAGACGCTCTATCCCTTCGACGATGCCGGGCTCGACCGGGCGGTGAGCGATGCGATGGCGATGCGCACCGTCAAGTCGACGATCATCCCGTTCCCGGAGATGGTGGAAAGCGAAGCGTAA
- a CDS encoding thiamine pyrophosphate-dependent enzyme, producing MSVLNSGQGAFERRELVAELLRHRNDDLLVVTGLGSPTYDVAAAGDDPRNFYLWGAMGSAATIGLGLALARPQARVLVVTGDGEMLMALGALATIGVARPDNLAIAVLDNRAYGETGGQASHTAHGVDLVAMARAAGFNEAAHCDADGGFDMPRRLLRDAPGPVLAVCAIRSGETPRVMPSRDGHHLRARFREAIGLA from the coding sequence ATGTCGGTGTTGAATTCAGGGCAGGGTGCTTTCGAGAGGCGCGAACTGGTTGCGGAGCTGTTGCGCCATCGCAACGATGATCTTCTCGTCGTGACCGGGCTCGGCTCGCCGACCTATGATGTCGCGGCGGCGGGGGATGATCCGCGCAATTTCTATCTTTGGGGTGCGATGGGTTCGGCGGCGACCATCGGGCTCGGCCTCGCCCTGGCGCGTCCGCAGGCACGGGTGCTCGTGGTGACCGGTGACGGCGAAATGCTGATGGCGCTCGGCGCGCTCGCGACGATCGGCGTCGCCCGCCCCGACAATCTCGCCATTGCCGTCCTCGACAACCGTGCCTACGGCGAGACCGGCGGTCAGGCGAGCCATACGGCGCACGGCGTCGATCTCGTGGCCATGGCCCGCGCTGCCGGTTTCAATGAGGCCGCGCATTGCGATGCGGATGGCGGCTTCGACATGCCCCGCCGCCTGCTGCGCGACGCGCCCGGCCCGGTGCTCGCCGTCTGCGCGATCCGTTCGGGCGAGACCCCCCGTGTGATGCCGTCGCGTGACGGGCACCACCTGCGCGCGCGCTTTCGCGAGGCGATCGGGCTGGCATAG
- a CDS encoding DUF6163 family protein, which translates to MIGFLRRRAAIRPSPHPRDERSDAALRSQPQSRPSLSWSRVLIWFMRMMALLWIARGLSYWAVILGAGEAAPAFEDRPPGVQTTIVYFAVIDLIAAIGLWLTTSWGGVLWLLAVMSHLVLAAFVPAAVAINLLMGLIYCAVMVIYLGLSYLAGGEEQ; encoded by the coding sequence GTGATCGGCTTCCTGCGCCGCCGCGCCGCCATCAGGCCGTCCCCTCATCCGCGTGATGAACGCAGCGATGCGGCCTTGCGCAGCCAGCCGCAATCGCGCCCAAGTCTGAGCTGGAGCCGGGTCTTGATCTGGTTCATGCGCATGATGGCGCTGCTCTGGATCGCGCGTGGTCTGAGCTACTGGGCGGTGATCCTCGGCGCCGGCGAAGCGGCCCCCGCCTTCGAGGATCGCCCGCCGGGAGTGCAGACCACGATCGTCTACTTCGCGGTCATCGATCTGATTGCTGCAATCGGTCTCTGGCTGACGACGAGCTGGGGCGGTGTGCTCTGGTTGCTGGCCGTTATGAGTCACCTCGTGCTCGCCGCTTTCGTGCCTGCGGCCGTCGCGATCAACCTGCTGATGGGGCTGATCTATTGCGCGGTGATGGTGATCTATCTCGGCCTGTCCTATCTCGCGGGTGGCGAAGAGCAGTGA
- a CDS encoding polynucleotide kinase-phosphatase encodes MKVTIPDFALVLLIGPTGAGKTQFARRHFRETQVISSDRCRALVADDETDQSATQDAFAVLEAIAERRLARRRLTVIDATSVQRADRARLVALARRHHALPVPFVFDIDPRICAARNEARAGRDFGAHVPHNHAKALRRDLRHLGKEGFRHITVMRTPEEVDAVTITRVPLWTDQRHDHGPFDIIGDVHGCYDELTALLDALGYERAPYASGEGLLQARHPKGRRAFFVGDLTDRGPANRDCLRLVMGMCAEGQARCVIGNHDFKLSKWLRGRKVRLDHGLDRTVAELESCSPGFRSCVADFIEGLLSHAWLADGSLVVAHAGLTEAMHGRGSAALRSFAMFGETTGALDEAGLPVRLDWVRDYRGAATVVYGHTPVAEAQWRNNTLCIDTGCVFGGALTALRWPEREILSVPAAREYAPPLRPFREGAAGEGEAGDGAAGEDAAGEGAAAGPARPERDDMLYFDDFACKQRIVTRTGSSITIPQENALAALEIISRFGIDPRWLIHLPPTMAAPPAASDGPYLEHPDQALAWYARHGGGPVIVEEKHMGSRALIVVARDAACAAKRFGVRDGKAGTIYTRTGRAFFADAALEAQVVGRIGAAVTGARLWDEIATDWLLLDAEIMPWSGKAQDLLRRQYRPTAIAAQASAQALIAAIADAGDPEDLRALRARAGIQSDNAQAMARTLEGYCWQADAIDAWQIAPFHLLATEGRVLTTQPHHWHMEMLARLCGEDPILRATGWQVIDPASAADREAVTGWWERHTAEGGEGFVIKPDAFVVHDGKRLLQPAMKVRGRDYLRLVYGPDYDLPDHLVRLRERALGRKSALAEREFRLGLEGLARFVARRPLREVHACALGVLALESEPVDPRL; translated from the coding sequence ATGAAGGTCACCATTCCCGATTTTGCCCTCGTCCTGCTGATCGGCCCGACGGGCGCGGGCAAGACGCAGTTCGCGCGCAGGCATTTTCGCGAGACGCAGGTGATCTCTTCCGACCGCTGCCGCGCCCTCGTGGCCGATGACGAGACGGATCAATCCGCCACGCAGGACGCCTTCGCCGTGCTCGAAGCGATCGCCGAGCGACGGCTCGCGCGCCGGCGTTTGACGGTGATCGACGCCACTTCCGTGCAGCGCGCCGACCGGGCGCGGCTCGTCGCGCTGGCGCGGCGCCATCATGCCCTGCCGGTGCCCTTCGTCTTCGATATCGATCCGCGCATCTGCGCGGCGCGCAACGAGGCGCGGGCGGGGCGCGATTTCGGCGCGCATGTGCCGCATAACCATGCCAAGGCGCTGCGGCGGGATCTGCGCCATCTCGGCAAGGAAGGGTTTCGCCATATCACCGTGATGCGCACGCCGGAGGAGGTGGATGCGGTCACGATCACGCGCGTGCCGCTCTGGACCGACCAGCGTCATGATCACGGCCCGTTCGACATTATCGGTGATGTGCATGGCTGCTACGACGAACTCACCGCCTTGCTCGATGCGCTCGGCTATGAGCGCGCGCCATACGCGTCCGGCGAGGGGCTCCTGCAGGCGCGCCATCCAAAGGGGCGCCGCGCATTCTTCGTCGGCGATCTCACCGATCGCGGCCCTGCCAATCGCGATTGCCTGCGGCTGGTGATGGGGATGTGCGCTGAGGGGCAGGCGCGCTGCGTCATCGGCAACCACGATTTCAAACTGTCGAAATGGCTGCGCGGACGCAAGGTCAGGCTCGATCACGGGCTCGATCGCACGGTGGCGGAGCTCGAATCCTGCTCCCCGGGATTTCGTTCGTGCGTGGCCGATTTCATCGAGGGGCTGCTGTCGCATGCCTGGCTCGCCGATGGCAGCCTGGTGGTCGCGCATGCGGGTTTGACGGAGGCGATGCATGGCCGCGGCTCGGCGGCGTTACGCAGCTTCGCCATGTTCGGCGAGACCACCGGCGCGCTGGACGAGGCCGGCCTGCCGGTGCGTCTCGACTGGGTGCGCGATTATCGCGGCGCGGCGACGGTCGTCTACGGCCATACGCCCGTCGCCGAGGCGCAATGGCGCAACAACACTTTGTGCATCGATACGGGCTGCGTTTTCGGCGGCGCCCTGACGGCGCTGCGCTGGCCCGAGCGCGAAATCCTGTCGGTCCCCGCCGCGCGTGAATATGCGCCGCCGTTGCGCCCGTTCCGCGAGGGCGCAGCGGGGGAGGGTGAGGCTGGTGACGGCGCAGCCGGCGAGGATGCCGCAGGTGAGGGCGCAGCAGCGGGACCAGCGCGGCCTGAGCGCGACGACATGCTTTACTTCGATGACTTCGCCTGCAAGCAGCGGATCGTCACGCGGACGGGCTCCAGCATCACCATCCCGCAGGAAAACGCCCTCGCGGCGCTGGAGATCATCAGCCGTTTCGGCATTGATCCGCGCTGGCTGATCCATCTTCCACCCACCATGGCCGCCCCGCCCGCCGCCTCTGACGGGCCGTATCTGGAGCATCCCGATCAGGCGCTCGCCTGGTATGCGCGCCATGGCGGCGGGCCGGTGATCGTCGAGGAAAAGCATATGGGTTCGCGCGCGCTGATCGTTGTGGCGCGCGATGCGGCCTGCGCAGCGAAGCGTTTCGGCGTGCGCGACGGCAAGGCGGGGACCATCTATACGCGGACCGGGCGCGCCTTCTTCGCCGATGCGGCGCTGGAGGCGCAGGTCGTCGGGCGGATCGGGGCGGCCGTCACCGGGGCGCGGTTGTGGGACGAAATCGCGACGGACTGGCTGCTCCTCGATGCCGAGATCATGCCCTGGTCGGGCAAGGCGCAGGATCTGCTGCGCCGGCAATACCGCCCCACCGCCATCGCCGCACAGGCCTCGGCACAGGCGCTGATCGCGGCGATCGCCGATGCTGGCGACCCGGAGGACCTGCGCGCATTGCGGGCGCGCGCCGGCATCCAGAGCGACAATGCACAGGCCATGGCGCGCACGCTGGAAGGATATTGCTGGCAGGCGGATGCGATCGATGCCTGGCAGATCGCTCCGTTCCATCTGCTCGCGACCGAGGGGCGCGTGCTCACCACGCAGCCGCATCACTGGCATATGGAGATGCTGGCACGGCTTTGCGGCGAAGATCCGATCCTGCGCGCGACCGGCTGGCAGGTGATCGATCCCGCCTCTGCCGCTGACCGGGAGGCCGTGACCGGCTGGTGGGAGCGGCATACGGCGGAGGGCGGCGAGGGTTTCGTGATCAAGCCCGATGCTTTCGTCGTGCATGACGGCAAGAGGCTCCTGCAGCCGGCGATGAAGGTGCGCGGACGCGATTACCTGCGCCTCGTCTACGGGCCCGATTACGACCTTCCGGATCATCTCGTGCGCCTGCGTGAGCGCGCGCTCGGGCGCAAGAGCGCCCTGGCGGAGCGCGAATTCCGGCTCGGGCTCGAGGGGCTTGCGCGTTTTGTGGCGCGCCGTCCCCTGCGGGAGGTCCATGCCTGCGCGCTCGGCGTGCTCGCGCTCGAGAGCGAGCCGGTGGATCCGCGGCTATGA
- a CDS encoding HAD-IA family hydrolase — protein MRRLVVFDVDGTLVDSQNMIVEAQRRTFVAHDLPVPDRARALSIVGLSLPEAFTALVGQGPVVAELVGTYKRVFRDLRHDPAFAEPLYPGVGAVLDALAAEPGIILAIATGKSRRGVDHMLERHGFVGRFACVQTADDAPSKPHPAMLLQAMSATGTTADAAVMVGDSTFDMQMSRAAGVTALGVAWGYHAPAALREAGAVAILSQMAALPDFLAGRKDAAGAG, from the coding sequence ATGCGGCGGCTCGTCGTCTTCGATGTCGACGGCACACTCGTCGACAGCCAGAACATGATCGTCGAGGCGCAAAGACGCACCTTCGTGGCGCACGACCTGCCCGTGCCTGATCGCGCGCGAGCCCTGTCGATCGTGGGCCTGTCGCTTCCGGAGGCCTTCACGGCCCTTGTCGGGCAGGGTCCCGTGGTGGCGGAACTGGTCGGGACCTACAAGCGGGTATTCCGGGATTTGCGGCATGATCCGGCTTTCGCCGAGCCGCTCTATCCCGGAGTCGGCGCGGTGCTCGACGCGCTCGCGGCGGAGCCGGGCATCATCCTCGCGATCGCCACGGGCAAGAGCCGGCGCGGGGTGGATCACATGCTCGAACGCCATGGCTTCGTCGGGCGCTTCGCCTGCGTTCAGACTGCCGATGATGCCCCCTCGAAGCCGCATCCGGCCATGCTCCTGCAGGCGATGAGCGCCACAGGCACAACGGCGGATGCCGCAGTGATGGTGGGGGATTCGACCTTCGACATGCAGATGAGCCGCGCCGCCGGCGTCACCGCGCTGGGGGTCGCCTGGGGCTATCATGCGCCGGCAGCCCTGCGTGAAGCGGGGGCCGTCGCAATCCTGTCGCAGATGGCGGCCCTGCCTGATTTCCTCGCGGGTCGCAAGGATGCCGCCGGCGCCGGGTAG
- a CDS encoding thiamine pyrophosphate-binding protein, with product MSESLGEDWREAIYEELVAARVSQVAYVPDAGHSHVITRCHEDPAITPIGLTTEEEGIGVIAGADLAGARGVLLMQSSGVGNCLNTFSLVRNCGFPIVTIVTMRGEWGEFNPWQVPMGQATPATLEAGGLVVQRVDDPADVRAVVRYALHMAFEGGTAMAVLLSQRLIGAKIF from the coding sequence ATGAGCGAAAGCCTTGGGGAAGACTGGCGCGAAGCCATTTACGAAGAACTCGTCGCAGCGCGGGTCAGCCAGGTGGCGTATGTGCCCGATGCCGGCCACAGCCATGTGATCACACGCTGTCATGAGGATCCGGCGATCACGCCGATCGGGCTCACCACCGAGGAGGAGGGGATCGGCGTGATCGCCGGTGCCGATCTCGCCGGTGCGCGGGGTGTGCTCCTGATGCAGTCGAGCGGTGTCGGCAATTGCCTTAATACCTTCTCGCTGGTGCGCAATTGCGGCTTTCCCATCGTCACGATCGTGACCATGCGGGGCGAATGGGGCGAGTTCAATCCCTGGCAAGTGCCGATGGGTCAGGCGACGCCGGCCACGCTGGAAGCGGGCGGGCTGGTGGTGCAGCGGGTCGACGATCCGGCGGATGTGCGCGCGGTCGTCAGATACGCCCTGCACATGGCGTTCGAGGGCGGAACGGCGATGGCAGTGCTTTTGTCGCAGCGGCTCATCGGTGCAAAGATTTTCTGA
- a CDS encoding OmpA family protein yields the protein MKRLALLLAGTAMPLALFAAPDLTSRAAAQTPPPSVEMMLEEAGLDAQALERLESTLAETQEEARALRERADELSDRAATSTAQAADARAAFEALADDSDADPDAIAAARADAEDAAAQAAEDAQSASQAREAAAEAEAEISAIRERLETARREVQEIRDREAEAEAEAERAAAEAAEREAEAAAEAEREAETAEEAERKAAAEREAEADSAAEAKTETETGADAEARRKAEAEREVQSEREAEAEADADAEVDAEVEVESEAELAGEAEAQQETEPVTEADAESERQIRGEAAPATGSENEGSEPRPESDAAETTREPVPSEERTEEPQDFGDVREGRRERTEDGVTITEEAGARTIIQQGSEIILRQAEDERVRRTYSNVRRERRGEQDVLIAPREGNVEIITILDTDGNLLRRIRREADGTETVLIDNTREVRADRERGGDRWRDRRGDRRDGRQDDTRFGYEGSAFSFRIEIAPPVVDIPRDRYIVDYGDLREDDLAEIFSAPPVSEIRERYTLDEVRYNPNLRDYMARVDLDTVTFDTGSWRLSRAQIDQLERVADAMNGVIDHNPDEIFLIEGHTDAIGRAIDNLSLSDRRAESVAFMLSQFYDVPPENLVTQGYGEEYLKIDTQAAERGNRRVTIRRITPLITQGPRG from the coding sequence ATGAAACGCCTCGCCCTTCTCCTCGCGGGCACGGCCATGCCGCTCGCGCTCTTCGCCGCACCGGATCTCACCAGCCGCGCCGCCGCACAGACACCGCCACCATCAGTCGAGATGATGCTCGAAGAGGCCGGCCTCGACGCACAGGCGCTTGAGCGCCTTGAAAGTACTCTCGCCGAAACGCAGGAGGAGGCGCGCGCCTTGCGCGAACGCGCCGATGAACTTTCCGATCGCGCAGCGACGAGCACGGCGCAGGCCGCTGATGCGCGCGCCGCGTTCGAAGCGCTCGCAGACGATTCCGATGCCGATCCGGACGCAATCGCAGCCGCACGGGCCGATGCGGAGGATGCCGCAGCGCAGGCCGCTGAGGACGCGCAATCCGCCTCACAGGCCCGCGAAGCCGCCGCCGAAGCCGAAGCGGAAATCAGCGCGATCCGCGAACGCCTCGAGACGGCCCGGCGCGAGGTCCAGGAGATCCGTGACCGGGAAGCGGAGGCCGAAGCCGAAGCCGAGCGCGCGGCTGCAGAGGCCGCAGAGCGTGAAGCGGAAGCAGCGGCGGAAGCGGAGCGTGAAGCGGAAACCGCAGAGGAAGCTGAGCGCAAGGCTGCGGCGGAACGCGAGGCGGAAGCTGATTCGGCGGCAGAGGCCAAGACAGAAACAGAGACCGGGGCCGATGCCGAAGCGAGGCGCAAGGCGGAAGCTGAGCGCGAAGTACAGTCAGAACGTGAAGCCGAAGCCGAAGCCGATGCCGACGCGGAAGTCGATGCAGAGGTCGAGGTCGAAAGTGAAGCGGAGCTTGCCGGCGAAGCCGAAGCGCAACAGGAAACCGAGCCGGTGACCGAAGCGGACGCTGAATCCGAGCGTCAGATCCGTGGTGAGGCAGCACCGGCGACCGGCTCGGAAAACGAAGGCAGTGAACCCCGTCCCGAAAGCGATGCCGCAGAGACGACACGCGAACCCGTCCCTTCCGAAGAGAGGACAGAAGAACCGCAGGATTTCGGTGATGTTCGCGAAGGACGCCGCGAGCGGACCGAAGACGGTGTGACCATTACAGAGGAAGCAGGCGCGCGTACCATCATCCAGCAGGGTAGCGAGATCATTCTGCGGCAGGCGGAGGACGAGCGCGTGCGCCGTACCTATTCCAACGTGCGCCGCGAACGAAGGGGCGAGCAGGACGTTCTGATCGCCCCGCGCGAAGGCAATGTCGAAATCATCACCATTCTCGACACGGACGGCAATCTTCTGCGCCGGATCCGGCGCGAGGCCGATGGCACGGAAACGGTGCTGATCGACAATACCCGCGAGGTCCGCGCGGATCGCGAGCGGGGCGGTGATCGCTGGAGGGACCGTCGCGGTGATCGCCGCGATGGCAGGCAGGACGACACGCGCTTCGGCTATGAGGGCAGCGCCTTCTCCTTCCGAATCGAGATTGCTCCACCCGTCGTGGATATCCCGCGCGACCGCTATATCGTCGATTACGGCGATCTCCGCGAAGATGATCTCGCGGAGATCTTCAGCGCGCCCCCCGTTTCGGAGATCCGGGAGCGCTATACGCTGGACGAGGTGCGGTACAATCCGAACCTGCGCGACTACATGGCCCGCGTCGATCTCGACACGGTGACCTTCGATACCGGTTCCTGGCGGCTGAGCCGCGCACAGATCGATCAGCTCGAACGCGTCGCGGATGCCATGAACGGCGTCATCGATCACAACCCCGACGAGATCTTCCTGATCGAGGGCCATACCGATGCCATCGGCCGGGCCATCGACAACCTGTCGCTCTCGGATCGTCGCGCGGAGAGCGTCGCCTTCATGCTCAGCCAGTTCTACGATGTGCCGCCGGAGAATCTGGTCACGCAGGGCTATGGCGAGGAATATCTGAAGATCGACACGCAGGCAGCCGAGCGCGGCAACCGGCGCGTCACCATCCGCCGCATCACCCCGCTGATCACGCAGGGCCCGCGCGGCTGA